The Clostridium botulinum genome includes a region encoding these proteins:
- the cas5b gene encoding type I-B CRISPR-associated protein Cas5b, which yields MKGFKFNVSGKTAFFRKSDINQHINFSYSNIHKPCILGLLGAIIGLDKDKYYNALKHLRIAIVPNKSYFNKSIQVYNNTTKFGNKSLNNPTTLNIREQWLEDVSWDIYVIAEDKDIMYDKIHEYVKEFKSVYNVYLGRKEHIANIRFIENIDIKDIPDDIAQINSLFPYSIIKDIGANKPEYCEDRISYFLKETMPIGYDDKGLYDYDTLVHTNHEVYELNNTNNIYKINNNILYFL from the coding sequence ATGAAAGGTTTTAAATTCAATGTAAGTGGTAAAACTGCTTTTTTTAGAAAGTCTGACATTAATCAACATATAAATTTTAGTTATTCTAATATACACAAACCTTGTATATTGGGGTTATTAGGTGCAATTATAGGTTTAGATAAGGACAAGTACTATAATGCATTAAAACATTTAAGGATAGCTATAGTTCCAAATAAATCGTATTTTAACAAGAGCATACAAGTGTATAATAATACAACGAAATTTGGAAATAAGTCTTTAAATAATCCAACTACTTTAAATATTAGAGAACAATGGCTTGAGGATGTAAGTTGGGATATATATGTTATCGCCGAAGATAAAGATATTATGTATGATAAAATACATGAATATGTTAAAGAATTTAAAAGTGTATATAATGTTTATTTGGGTAGAAAAGAACATATAGCTAATATTAGATTTATAGAAAATATTGATATTAAAGATATTCCTGATGATATAGCACAAATAAATAGTCTATTTCCTTACAGTATCATTAAAGATATTGGGGCTAACAAACCAGAGTATTGTGAAGATAGGATATCTTACTTTTTAAAAGAAACTATGCCAATTGGATATGATGATAAAGGATTGTATGATTATGATACATTAGTACATACAAACCATGAGGTATATGAATTAAACAATACGAACAATATATATAAAATTAACAATAATATTCTATATTTCTTATAA
- a CDS encoding type II toxin-antitoxin system PemK/MazF family toxin: MLRGMEALKEIQRRMEVRRGDVWMVEIPQEAKEVFGSNIQTGLRPCIIISGEGNNKHANIVNILPISSKINKVYPQHTEITTYEDLRDCGLTKRSIVLSEQMMTIDKSKLIDKLGRANDKLMERVEKGLEVQQGKNLRCVKRDNVRNFNTERFSFKKAFDKIEMINKAKDLDAELYMYLYGELKEYCEDYNVRYYEVINKYNNIKDRFKFDPTIMNNMVAMGY; this comes from the coding sequence ATGTTAAGAGGTATGGAAGCGTTAAAAGAAATTCAGAGAAGAATGGAAGTAAGAAGAGGAGATGTATGGATGGTTGAGATTCCACAAGAAGCTAAAGAGGTTTTCGGAAGCAATATACAAACAGGTTTAAGACCATGTATAATAATTTCAGGTGAAGGTAATAACAAACATGCTAATATTGTAAATATTTTACCTATAAGTAGTAAAATAAATAAAGTATACCCACAGCATACCGAAATTACTACATATGAGGATTTAAGAGATTGTGGATTAACTAAGAGAAGTATTGTTTTATCAGAACAAATGATGACAATAGATAAAAGTAAATTAATAGACAAATTAGGTAGAGCCAATGATAAATTAATGGAGAGAGTTGAAAAAGGACTAGAAGTTCAACAAGGTAAAAATCTAAGATGTGTTAAGAGAGATAATGTAAGGAATTTTAATACAGAAAGATTCAGTTTTAAAAAAGCGTTTGATAAAATAGAAATGATAAATAAGGCTAAAGATTTAGATGCTGAACTATACATGTATCTTTACGGTGAATTAAAAGAATACTGTGAAGATTATAATGTTAGATATTATGAAGTAATTAATAAATATAACAATATAAAAGATAGATTTAAATTTGATCCTACAATAATGAATAATATGGTTGCTATGGGGTATTAG
- the ligA gene encoding NAD-dependent DNA ligase LigA gives MKNQIQRVKKLIKELNDASNKYYNSDKTVMTDKEWDDKFDELKQLEQETGVVFSNSPTQKVGYEVKSKLDKVVHNIPLKSLEKTKFINNLEKFIGEKTIIIMDKGDGLTCELIYENGELIQGSTRGNGTVGEDITHNVKTFKNIPLQIDFKGYLKLSGESVILDRDFESINSKLDEADKYSNSRNLVSGSVRQLDSKICSNRNVRFYAFNLLECENVDFKTKEDQFKFLNQLGFEIIEYTKYDQKQDLEGIISNMQKSAYERGFPIDGLVFTYNDIKYANSLGDTLHHPLHSIAYKFYDEEYETKYITTEWQVSRTGMINPVAKFEPVEIEGSVVERATLHNLDYFQDLKLGQGDTIKVIKANQVIPKVMSNNTMSNAEVIPTECPVCGGKTEEKLLKTARVLICTNLECSAKHISRITHYSSRNAMNIDGLSEKTIEKFVNLGYLKDIDNIYDLEQYKEEIINIDGFGLKSYNNMIEAIEKSKHCKLENFIFALGIQNVGLGAAKLLVKKFKSIDKIMNCNLEEIYSIDGVGDVVGNEIYKYFIINQDSINLVNKLLKYIHFEEAKENNSNKLQGKTFVITGDVHIFKNRNEVKAKVEEMGGKVTGSVSKKTNYLINNDSESASSKNKKAKDLNIPIITEEEFLEMIQQ, from the coding sequence ATGAAAAATCAAATTCAAAGAGTAAAAAAGTTAATAAAAGAATTGAATGACGCTAGTAATAAATATTATAACAGCGATAAAACTGTAATGACAGATAAAGAATGGGACGATAAATTTGATGAATTAAAACAATTAGAACAAGAAACTGGAGTAGTATTCAGTAATTCTCCTACTCAAAAAGTAGGATATGAAGTAAAAAGTAAATTAGATAAAGTTGTACATAATATACCACTAAAATCACTAGAAAAAACCAAATTTATAAATAACTTAGAGAAGTTCATAGGTGAAAAAACAATAATAATAATGGACAAGGGTGATGGGTTGACTTGTGAATTGATATATGAGAATGGCGAATTAATCCAAGGAAGCACAAGGGGCAATGGGACTGTTGGAGAGGACATTACACATAATGTTAAGACATTTAAAAATATTCCTTTACAAATAGATTTTAAAGGGTATTTGAAATTATCTGGAGAGTCTGTAATACTGGATAGAGATTTTGAATCAATCAACTCAAAGTTAGATGAAGCAGATAAATATTCGAATTCAAGAAATTTAGTTTCAGGAAGCGTTAGACAATTAGATTCTAAAATATGCAGTAATAGAAATGTTAGATTTTATGCGTTTAATTTATTAGAGTGTGAAAATGTTGATTTTAAAACAAAAGAGGATCAGTTTAAATTCTTAAATCAATTAGGATTTGAAATTATAGAATATACTAAATACGATCAAAAACAAGATTTAGAAGGAATAATATCAAATATGCAAAAGTCAGCCTATGAGAGAGGATTTCCTATTGACGGACTTGTATTTACTTATAATGATATAAAATATGCTAATTCATTAGGAGATACTCTTCATCATCCATTACATAGTATAGCTTATAAATTTTATGATGAAGAGTATGAAACCAAATATATAACTACAGAATGGCAAGTATCACGTACAGGAATGATTAATCCAGTTGCAAAATTTGAGCCTGTTGAAATCGAAGGAAGTGTGGTAGAACGTGCTACATTGCATAATTTAGATTATTTTCAAGATTTAAAACTAGGGCAAGGAGATACAATAAAGGTTATAAAAGCAAATCAGGTTATTCCAAAGGTTATGAGCAATAATACTATGAGTAATGCCGAAGTAATTCCAACAGAATGTCCTGTATGTGGAGGTAAAACAGAAGAAAAGTTATTGAAGACTGCAAGAGTATTAATATGTACCAATCTCGAATGTTCAGCTAAGCACATATCAAGAATTACTCATTATTCTAGTAGAAATGCTATGAATATAGATGGCTTATCAGAAAAAACGATAGAAAAATTCGTAAATTTAGGATATTTAAAAGATATAGATAATATATATGATCTTGAACAGTACAAAGAAGAAATTATTAATATAGACGGATTTGGTCTTAAATCTTATAACAACATGATAGAAGCAATTGAAAAATCTAAGCACTGTAAATTAGAGAATTTTATATTTGCATTAGGTATACAAAATGTAGGATTAGGAGCTGCTAAGCTATTAGTTAAGAAATTTAAAAGTATAGATAAAATAATGAATTGTAATTTAGAAGAAATATACAGTATTGATGGAGTAGGAGACGTAGTAGGAAACGAAATATATAAATATTTTATTATTAATCAAGATAGTATAAATCTAGTTAATAAATTATTAAAATATATTCATTTTGAAGAAGCTAAGGAAAATAACAGTAATAAGTTGCAAGGAAAAACTTTTGTTATTACAGGTGACGTTCATATATTTAAAAATAGAAATGAAGTAAAAGCTAAAGTTGAAGAAATGGGTGGTAAGGTAACAGGATCAGTTTCAAAGAAAACAAACTACCTTATAAATAATGATTCAGAGTCGGCTTCAAGTAAAAATAAAAAAGCCAAAGATTTAAATATTCCTATTATTACAGAAGAAGAATTTTTGGAAATGATACAACAATAA
- a CDS encoding RNA-guided endonuclease InsQ/TnpB family protein, protein MILSKKVRLYPTESQEHKLRKSVGTARFIYNWTLNKQQENYKNGGKFIKDGDLRKEITLMKKIEEYKWLSEVSNNVAKQAVKDCCNAYKNFFKGLSDKPRFKSRKKSKPSFYNDNVKLKVKPKLVNIEKVGWIKTKEQIPMNIKYTNPRISFDGKYWYLSVGIEKENPTIDLTDESIGIDVGVKDLAICSNGMTFKNINKGKEVKRLKKVLKRKQRKASRKYEINKIKKGGENRCQYKKTNNIIKLEKKIRLLHRRLCNIRSNHIHQATNKIVKTKPSRVVMETLNIKGMLKNKHLSKAISEQCLYDFKVKMQYKCEFYGIEFVEADKWYPSSKTCSCCGTIKKDLKLSDRVYKCNCGLTIDRDLNASINLSRYKLA, encoded by the coding sequence ATGATACTTTCAAAGAAAGTTAGATTATATCCAACAGAAAGTCAAGAACATAAACTAAGGAAATCCGTTGGTACTGCAAGATTTATATATAATTGGACTTTAAATAAGCAACAAGAAAATTATAAAAATGGCGGTAAGTTTATTAAAGATGGTGATTTAAGAAAAGAAATTACTTTAATGAAGAAAATAGAGGAATACAAATGGCTAAGTGAAGTATCAAACAATGTAGCAAAACAAGCTGTAAAAGATTGTTGTAATGCTTACAAAAATTTCTTTAAAGGACTTTCAGATAAACCACGTTTTAAAAGTAGGAAGAAGTCTAAGCCATCATTTTATAATGACAATGTGAAGTTAAAAGTTAAACCTAAATTAGTTAATATTGAAAAAGTAGGTTGGATTAAAACAAAAGAGCAAATACCTATGAATATTAAATATACTAATCCAAGGATAAGTTTTGACGGAAAGTATTGGTACTTATCAGTAGGTATAGAAAAAGAAAATCCAACAATAGACTTAACTGACGAAAGTATTGGTATTGATGTTGGAGTTAAAGACCTTGCAATATGTTCAAATGGTATGACTTTTAAAAATATTAATAAAGGTAAAGAAGTTAAAAGGCTTAAAAAAGTATTAAAGAGAAAACAAAGAAAAGCTAGTCGTAAATATGAAATAAATAAAATAAAGAAAGGTGGTGAAAACCGTTGTCAATACAAAAAGACTAACAATATTATAAAACTTGAAAAGAAAATTAGATTACTTCATAGAAGATTATGTAATATAAGAAGTAATCATATTCACCAAGCAACGAATAAGATAGTGAAAACCAAACCATCAAGAGTTGTTATGGAAACACTTAATATAAAAGGTATGCTTAAAAATAAGCATTTATCAAAGGCTATTTCAGAACAATGTTTATATGATTTTAAAGTTAAAATGCAATATAAATGTGAATTCTACGGAATAGAATTTGTTGAGGCAGATAAGTGGTATCCATCAAGTAAAACTTGTAGTTGTTGTGGAACTATTAAGAAAGATTTAAAACTATCAGATAGGGTTTATAAATGTAATTGTGGACTTACTATTGATAGGGATTTAAATGCAAGTATTAATCTTTCAAGATATAAATTAGCATAG
- a CDS encoding type I CRISPR-associated protein Cas7, translating to MKKDNRVIGLVGVGVKNGSFNQGWDGYPRQKSDGEYVATDVSLKYAYRNFWNMQGKPVFSFAKMFKNKKNDIQHFSINEKYEDMFGAKAKSEDSIKFVNNLLGVVDVMNFGIAYAGDKSVSLTGVVQFGLGINKYEDTEVETFQILSPFRNSNEKSQDKLQKTSGTYTFVDEAHYMYSFTVNPAQMNEWKTIDENIEYTQEAYEDFKEASLVAVSSLNTRTKTNCQNEFAMFIELKKDSLLYLPNLDQYITFRKEEFKNIIDITKLSEILNSDNVKDQIDSIEIYYNSFNLTLEGDINNAKKFNIITRGI from the coding sequence ATGAAAAAGGATAATAGAGTTATAGGATTAGTAGGAGTAGGAGTCAAAAACGGAAGTTTTAATCAAGGATGGGACGGTTATCCTAGACAAAAAAGTGATGGGGAATATGTAGCAACAGATGTAAGTTTAAAATATGCTTATAGGAATTTTTGGAATATGCAAGGGAAACCAGTATTTAGTTTTGCAAAAATGTTTAAAAATAAAAAAAATGATATTCAACATTTTAGTATAAATGAAAAATATGAAGATATGTTTGGTGCAAAGGCTAAATCGGAAGATTCTATTAAATTTGTAAATAATTTATTAGGTGTTGTTGATGTTATGAATTTTGGTATAGCTTATGCAGGAGATAAATCTGTAAGTTTAACAGGAGTAGTACAATTTGGACTTGGTATAAATAAATATGAGGATACAGAAGTAGAAACTTTTCAAATATTATCTCCTTTTAGAAATAGTAATGAAAAATCTCAAGATAAGTTACAAAAAACAAGTGGAACATATACTTTCGTAGATGAAGCACATTATATGTATTCATTTACAGTTAATCCTGCTCAAATGAATGAGTGGAAAACTATTGATGAAAATATAGAATATACTCAGGAAGCATATGAAGATTTTAAAGAAGCAAGCTTAGTTGCTGTATCATCATTAAATACAAGAACTAAAACAAATTGTCAAAATGAGTTTGCAATGTTCATTGAATTAAAAAAGGATAGTTTATTGTATTTACCTAACTTAGATCAATATATAACTTTTAGAAAAGAGGAATTTAAAAATATTATAGATATAACAAAACTTTCCGAAATTTTAAATAGTGATAATGTTAAGGATCAAATTGATAGCATAGAAATTTATTATAATTCATTTAATTTAACTCTTGAAGGAGATATAAATAATGCTAAGAAATTTAACATTATAACAAGAGGGATATAA
- a CDS encoding ribbon-helix-helix domain-containing protein — translation MGNKQLKTRTPIGSAIDTKLYNKLKAYSKETGIPISKLLDKSISLFLESTKK, via the coding sequence ATGGGAAATAAACAGTTAAAAACAAGAACCCCTATTGGTTCAGCTATTGATACTAAACTTTATAATAAACTTAAGGCTTATTCTAAAGAAACAGGAATACCTATATCGAAGTTATTAGATAAATCTATATCTTTATTTTTGGAATCTACTAAAAAATAG
- a CDS encoding phage lytic cycle repressor MrpR family protein, giving the protein MANVKEYKRRFVVTEEMYNEDVKNRFIDYYYDNEQTKLNIKRTFYLTNFYMEKDLDKDIYNFNKYEIESLLKSFKATSEGSLAVRLTHIKKYIDFCISMGIRSNAINFCDTIANLKDYVVRNLDKYKYITREQLYNICDIMESSQIAVIFILFFEGIVGKEKCEMRNLKVEDVDFDNNSITIRAYDEINPRTGEIIHKPERILTNVHPRTMEYIKDAIEETVMIMPESKLFTDPKKDMAIKTGKIGKNPAPHYVVQNDYVVRKSSRKLKNINEEEENTPVSVSTITNRIYYATDYFEGDENLYFVKKLNTTTLEQSGMIEQLEKIEAKKGKLVVQDFKDVIASRNKRTYHSLKRLWDSIKKEKSE; this is encoded by the coding sequence ATGGCTAATGTAAAAGAATATAAAAGAAGATTCGTTGTTACAGAAGAAATGTACAATGAAGATGTAAAAAATCGATTCATAGACTACTACTATGATAATGAACAGACTAAACTAAATATAAAAAGAACTTTCTATTTGACTAATTTTTATATGGAAAAAGATTTAGATAAGGATATCTATAATTTTAATAAGTATGAAATAGAAAGTTTATTAAAGTCATTTAAGGCAACTTCAGAAGGAAGTTTAGCAGTAAGGCTCACTCATATTAAAAAGTATATTGATTTTTGTATTAGTATGGGTATTAGATCTAATGCAATAAATTTCTGCGACACTATTGCTAATTTGAAAGATTATGTAGTAAGAAATTTAGATAAATATAAATATATCACTAGAGAACAGCTATATAATATTTGTGACATTATGGAAAGTTCTCAGATAGCAGTAATCTTCATATTATTCTTTGAAGGTATAGTTGGGAAAGAAAAATGTGAAATGAGAAACTTAAAAGTTGAAGATGTAGATTTTGACAACAATAGTATTACAATACGTGCTTATGATGAAATTAATCCACGTACAGGTGAAATCATTCATAAGCCTGAGAGAATATTAACTAATGTACATCCAAGAACTATGGAATATATAAAAGATGCTATTGAAGAAACTGTGATGATTATGCCAGAAAGTAAGTTGTTTACTGATCCAAAAAAAGATATGGCTATTAAAACAGGCAAGATTGGTAAAAATCCTGCGCCTCATTATGTAGTACAAAATGACTATGTAGTAAGAAAATCTTCACGTAAATTAAAGAATATTAATGAAGAAGAGGAAAATACACCTGTTTCAGTATCTACAATTACAAATAGAATTTATTATGCTACAGACTATTTTGAAGGCGATGAAAATTTATATTTTGTTAAAAAATTAAACACAACAACACTAGAACAAAGTGGAATGATAGAACAATTAGAAAAAATAGAAGCTAAAAAAGGTAAACTCGTTGTACAAGATTTTAAGGACGTAATAGCATCTCGTAATAAGAGAACATATCACTCATTAAAAAGATTGTGGGATTCTATTAAAAAAGAAAAATCTGAATAA
- a CDS encoding phosphoadenosine phosphosulfate reductase domain-containing protein — protein MYVKPIFNEEKVFLQEILGVELPNNCWRDGSSIYINPNNKPAILRFKVDGEKVSVVKNRIVNFDENSVTMEIKNNKFKIIHNNTLDEEYELHKEYIHQLEEESIHNTTEYILNHPNVPIRVGISGGKDSDVMYYILRNYVFPKAKVLRNNYSIDVYNTTNDTPDTYRHILRDLKIEIKDIHTPEKGWYKWLKEDKNYFLPSVTVRNCCSTYKEGRVKKILDKKQEYISFVGMRKYESTKRSNYDWDLNEAINKSNKNLNVPDHWHRFLPIVNWRDEDIWLYIIHNKIKINHMYYLGFNRTGCLLCPYSSDYNDLLIKKYYPFLWTRWTKMLEKNYEVWGVERRLKWTKEEWINGGKWKQGMSKEYELTRLKPTPERVQKLAEIKGISEELARRYFQHKCSCGKLLNPDEIAMFLKRNGSFQGTDDNRQYLCKKCMCLKEGWTSEEYKNQVIRFREQGCNLF, from the coding sequence ATGTACGTGAAACCGATATTTAATGAAGAAAAAGTATTTTTACAAGAAATTTTAGGAGTTGAACTACCTAATAATTGTTGGAGAGATGGTAGTTCAATATATATAAATCCAAATAATAAACCTGCAATTTTAAGGTTTAAAGTAGACGGAGAGAAAGTTAGTGTTGTAAAAAATAGAATAGTTAACTTTGATGAAAATAGCGTTACAATGGAAATTAAAAACAATAAATTTAAAATTATACACAACAACACTTTAGATGAAGAGTACGAATTACATAAGGAGTATATACATCAATTAGAAGAAGAGAGTATTCACAATACTACCGAGTATATACTAAATCATCCCAATGTGCCAATTAGAGTTGGTATAAGTGGAGGTAAAGATAGCGATGTCATGTATTATATACTTAGAAATTATGTTTTTCCTAAAGCTAAGGTATTAAGAAATAATTATAGTATAGATGTATATAATACAACAAATGATACACCAGATACATATAGACATATATTACGGGATTTAAAGATAGAAATAAAAGATATACATACACCAGAAAAAGGTTGGTATAAATGGCTCAAAGAAGATAAAAATTATTTCTTACCTTCGGTTACAGTGCGTAATTGTTGTTCTACATATAAAGAAGGAAGGGTTAAAAAAATATTAGATAAAAAACAAGAATATATTAGCTTTGTAGGTATGAGAAAATATGAGTCGACAAAACGTTCTAACTATGATTGGGATTTAAACGAAGCAATCAATAAGTCCAATAAAAATCTAAATGTACCTGACCATTGGCACAGATTTTTACCTATTGTAAATTGGAGAGATGAAGATATATGGTTATATATTATACATAATAAAATCAAAATCAATCACATGTATTATTTAGGATTTAATCGCACAGGATGCCTTTTATGCCCCTATAGTAGTGATTATAATGATTTATTGATTAAAAAATATTATCCATTCTTATGGACTCGATGGACTAAGATGTTAGAGAAAAATTATGAAGTGTGGGGAGTGGAAAGAAGGTTAAAATGGACTAAAGAAGAATGGATCAATGGAGGCAAGTGGAAGCAAGGAATGAGCAAAGAATATGAATTAACCAGATTAAAACCTACACCTGAAAGAGTACAAAAATTAGCTGAAATAAAAGGTATATCAGAGGAGTTGGCTAGAAGATATTTTCAACATAAATGTAGTTGTGGTAAGCTCTTAAACCCTGACGAAATTGCAATGTTTTTAAAAAGAAATGGTAGTTTTCAAGGTACAGATGATAATAGACAATATTTATGTAAAAAATGTATGTGTTTAAAGGAAGGTTGGACAAGTGAAGAATACAAAAACCAAGTAATAAGATTTAGAGAACAAGGTTGTAATCTATTTTAG
- a CDS encoding CRISPR-associated helicase/endonuclease Cas3 has protein sequence MFDLKIDNIYAHINKEVKETLYQHSMLTQYYYNKIDKTHNYTKILTKMINEILIKEDKQSKETSKFISDLIIRMLYYHDIGKIGLGFQQNKMDNKLDEKDIDYDYHGELSALLFIDMEYSNIKEYTFSNNRRQNNQTKTLIKDVLLRLSFLIKCHHTGLYNFDKIGYIEDLKILQDKINNNPKIIKYYDKDSIDIDFSGFGSYQYSENNLIQYMFYKFVYSILVACDSFATHHFFMNNEVELSLFDEKLIKECNNKYQSTDIYKNISNYKKDNNYFEDTNINKTRCDIFLETEENLTHNLDKNIYFLEACTGSGKTNISQNLALQLLSNNKTLNKIIYTFPFNTLIEQTKGVLYNNFSETNVDIVAINSIEEIKNNDEDYDNDLLKYQFLQYPITLTSHINLFSILFGYGRRGNLAFSQICNSVIILDEIQSYNHLLWNKMIEIFNILSEFLNVKFVIMSATLPTLDLFLEECKRDSVCKLINDTKRYYDNPIFKERVSIDFSMLENESITIDDVENKIDDIIKDDTKGNRILVEFITVNSADEMYDRIKSKYNDDFLVFELTNQDNQLYRKYVINKLNEKDDKGDFKNKNVVVISTQVIEAGVDIDMEVGLKDISILESEEQFLGRINRNGKDKGYAYFFNMDKTKNTYRGDFRVTYDLKNEDIQQCLTNKDFTQYYLKCINHLKDESQKQGNNNLNEFNDNLVNIKFKAISESMKLIENKSVQLYLIYKYKTKEGKIINSADILEEYKKLKSITSYAERMIKESKLKKNMNLFTYNFNIYDDKYPQIYSDIINNSLYIVEDGYEYMEDTDEDYIVFKSKFNLKKYKGSLFL, from the coding sequence GTGTTTGATTTAAAAATAGATAATATATATGCACATATAAATAAAGAAGTAAAAGAAACTTTATACCAACATTCTATGCTAACCCAATATTATTACAATAAAATAGATAAAACACATAATTATACCAAAATATTAACAAAAATGATAAATGAAATACTAATAAAAGAAGATAAACAGTCTAAGGAAACCTCAAAATTTATATCGGATCTAATTATAAGAATGCTATATTATCATGATATAGGTAAGATTGGACTGGGGTTCCAACAGAATAAAATGGATAACAAATTAGATGAAAAAGATATAGATTATGATTACCATGGTGAATTATCTGCATTGTTGTTTATAGATATGGAATATAGTAATATTAAAGAATATACATTCAGTAATAATAGAAGACAAAATAATCAAACAAAAACTTTAATAAAAGATGTTTTATTAAGACTAAGCTTTTTAATAAAATGCCATCATACTGGACTATATAACTTTGATAAAATAGGATACATAGAAGATTTAAAGATATTACAAGATAAAATCAATAATAATCCTAAAATTATTAAATATTATGATAAAGATTCTATAGATATTGATTTTAGTGGATTTGGGAGTTATCAATATAGTGAAAACAATTTAATACAGTATATGTTTTATAAATTCGTATATAGTATTTTAGTAGCTTGTGATAGCTTTGCAACACATCATTTTTTTATGAATAATGAAGTTGAATTAAGTTTGTTTGATGAAAAATTGATTAAGGAATGTAATAATAAATATCAATCTACAGATATTTATAAAAATATATCAAATTATAAAAAAGACAATAATTATTTTGAAGATACAAATATAAATAAAACAAGGTGTGATATATTTTTAGAAACCGAAGAAAATCTTACACATAATTTAGATAAAAACATATATTTTTTGGAAGCTTGTACGGGTAGTGGTAAGACTAATATATCTCAAAACCTAGCATTACAATTGTTAAGCAATAATAAGACTTTAAATAAGATTATTTATACGTTTCCCTTTAACACACTAATAGAGCAAACTAAAGGTGTTTTATACAATAATTTTTCTGAAACAAATGTAGATATTGTAGCTATAAATTCTATAGAAGAAATAAAAAATAATGATGAAGATTATGATAATGACTTGCTAAAATATCAATTTTTACAATATCCGATTACATTAACATCTCATATAAATTTATTTAGCATATTATTTGGATATGGAAGACGAGGTAATTTGGCTTTTAGTCAAATTTGTAATAGTGTAATAATACTAGATGAGATTCAAAGTTATAATCATTTGTTATGGAATAAGATGATAGAAATATTTAATATATTGTCTGAGTTTTTAAATGTTAAATTTGTAATAATGTCAGCTACATTACCAACATTAGATTTATTCTTAGAAGAATGTAAAAGAGATAGCGTGTGTAAGTTAATAAATGATACTAAACGATATTATGATAATCCTATATTTAAAGAAAGAGTTAGCATAGATTTTAGTATGCTAGAAAATGAAAGTATTACTATAGATGATGTGGAAAATAAAATAGATGACATTATAAAAGATGACACAAAAGGAAACAGGATATTGGTTGAATTTATAACTGTTAATTCAGCAGATGAAATGTATGATAGAATTAAAAGTAAATATAATGATGATTTTTTGGTATTTGAATTAACAAATCAAGATAATCAATTGTATAGAAAATATGTAATTAATAAATTAAATGAAAAAGATGATAAAGGAGATTTTAAAAATAAGAACGTGGTAGTTATATCAACTCAAGTAATTGAGGCAGGAGTAGATATAGATATGGAAGTTGGATTAAAAGATATATCCATACTTGAAAGCGAGGAGCAATTTTTAGGAAGAATAAATAGAAATGGTAAAGATAAAGGATATGCTTACTTCTTTAATATGGATAAGACTAAAAATACGTATAGAGGTGATTTTAGAGTAACATATGATCTTAAAAATGAAGATATCCAACAATGTTTAACTAACAAAGATTTCACACAATATTATTTAAAATGTATTAATCATTTAAAAGACGAATCACAAAAACAAGGTAATAATAATTTAAATGAATTTAATGATAATTTAGTTAACATAAAATTTAAGGCTATATCTGAAAGTATGAAGCTTATAGAAAACAAATCTGTTCAATTGTATTTAATTTATAAGTATAAAACTAAAGAGGGAAAAATTATAAATAGTGCTGATATATTAGAAGAATACAAAAAATTAAAGTCAATAACATCATATGCAGAAAGAATGATTAAAGAATCTAAGTTGAAGAAGAATATGAACTTATTTACTTACAATTTCAATATATATGATGATAAGTACCCTCAAATCTATAGTGATATTATAAATAATAGTCTATACATAGTTGAGGACGGATATGAATACATGGAAGACACTGATGAAGATTATATAGTATTTAAAAGCAAATTTAATTTAAAAAAATATAAAGGATCACTATTTTTATAA